Genomic DNA from Actinomycetota bacterium:
GATGCTTCGTGGCAGCCGGGACTTCGCGAGCCGTGCCGAGTATGAGGCGTTCCTCCGCGACATGTTCATCCGCCGGAACGCTGGACGGCGCGAGCGCTTCGAGGCGGAGCGACGGATGCTTCGCCCGCTTCCGCCGACCGCCTGCCAGACCTCGCGTGAGATCACTGTTCACGTGTCGAGTTCCAGTTTAGTGCGGGTTCTCGCGAACGTCTATTCGGTGGATAGCCGGCTGATCGGGGAGTATTTGAAGGCGCGCATCCGGGCCGAGTTGATCGAACTGTTCCACGGCCAGCGGCTGGTCCAGACATGCCCCCGGTTGATCGGAAAGGGCAGGGCGAAGATCGACTATCGGCACGTGATCCGGTCGCTCGTGCGCAAGCCGGGTGCGTTCGCGGAGTATCGCTACCGCGAGGAACTTTTTCCGAACCTAGCCTTCCGACTGGCCTATGACCGGTTGCGGCGGGAGAATCCGGCGGGTGCCGACCGCGAGTATCTGCGGATTCTCGAGATGGCGGCACTCGACGGCGAGGAGGCGGTGAAGTCGGCGCTCGAGGTGCAGGCGACGGAAACGGTCTCGCCGTCGGTCGCGCGGACGAGGGAATTGCTGGAACGGGGCATGACACCAATCGACCCATTACAGGTGGAGATCGTCCCGCCTGAACTGGCGGAATACGACCGACTGCACTCGGGGAGGTGGGTGGCATGACTGACGCGGCTGAAATTCGCAAGCGCTTACGTGGTGCCTTTATCGCGTTGCGGCTTCCCACCATGCGGGAGACGTTCGCGGCGGAAGCGGAGCGTGCCGTCCGTGAGAATCTCAATCACGAGCATTTCCTCCTCCACATGGTCGAGCGCGAGTGTGAGGAGCGCCGGGAGCGGCGGGTGGAACGACTGCTCTTCGATTCCCGTCTTCCGCTTGGCAAGACTCTCTCCGCGTTCGACATGAAGCGCTTGTCGGTGAAGGCGCGGGCGCAGACGAGCATGTTGCTCACCGGTGAGTTTGTCGGTCGCCGGGATAACGTGCTCGCCTTCGGCTTGCCGGGAACGGGCAAGACGCATCTGCTCTGCGGGATCGCACGTGAACTCGCACTTGCGGGTCACAAGGTCCAATACTGGTCTTGCGTGGCGCTCGTCCAAGAACTGCTTCAGGCGAAACGCGAATTTCGTCTAAACGCGAAACTGAAGATGCTCTCCCGCTACGATGTTCTACTGCTCGATGACATCGGCTACGTCGAGCAAAGTCGTGAGGAGATGGAGGTCCTCTTCACCCTCCTCGCTGAGCGCTACGAGCGGGG
This window encodes:
- a CDS encoding IS21 family transposase is translated as LTAAVKNLGKIGRRRRQESGVESASDLPPSARAEFQKFYRDMLVHYGIEGRYIRAGRANENGDVEQSHHRLKRAIDQELMLRGSRDFASRAEYEAFLRDMFIRRNAGRRERFEAERRMLRPLPPTACQTSREITVHVSSSSLVRVLANVYSVDSRLIGEYLKARIRAELIELFHGQRLVQTCPRLIGKGRAKIDYRHVIRSLVRKPGAFAEYRYREELFPNLAFRLAYDRLRRENPAGADREYLRILEMAALDGEEAVKSALEVQATETVSPSVARTRELLERGMTPIDPLQVEIVPPELAEYDRLHSGRWVA
- the istB gene encoding IS21-like element helper ATPase IstB; the protein is MTDAAEIRKRLRGAFIALRLPTMRETFAAEAERAVRENLNHEHFLLHMVERECEERRERRVERLLFDSRLPLGKTLSAFDMKRLSVKARAQTSMLLTGEFVGRRDNVLAFGLPGTGKTHLLCGIARELALAGHKVQYWSCVALVQELLQAKREFRLNAKLKMLSRYDVLLLDDIGYVEQSREEMEVLFTLLAERYERGSVMITSNLSFSKWEKIFKDPMTTAAAVDRLIHHCVILELNVKSYRREEAEQKAG